In the genome of Deinococcus radiopugnans ATCC 19172, the window GTCTTCGAGACGCGCATGCCGCACCAGCTCTCGGGCGGGCAGCAGCAGCGCGTCGCCCTGGCCCGCGCGCTGGCCCCGCGCCCCCGGCTGCTGCTGCTGGACGAGCCGTTTTCCAACCTGGACGCGCAGCTGCGCCACTCCACCCGTCAGGAGGTGCGCGCCATCCTGCGCCGCAGCGGCGTGGCGGCCATCCTGGTCACGCACGATCAGGAAGAAGCGCTGGCCTTCAGCGACCGCATCGCCCTGATGCGTGCCGGGGTGGTGGTGCAGATCGGCACCCCACAGGATGTGTACGCCCGCCCGCGCACGGCCTTCGTGGCCTCCTTCCTGGGCCGCAGCAACCTGCTGTCGGGCACCGTACAGGCCGGGGTGGCGCGCACGGTGCTGGGCCAGATTGCGCTGGAGGGTGAGGCCCCCCCAGACGGCCCGGTGATGGTCAGCGTGCGCCCCGAGCATCTGGCGTTCGCCGCCGAAGGTGCCGGGGCCGAGGCGGTGGTGCTGGCCCGCGAGTTCAGGGGCCACGCCGTGACCTACACGCTGGCGCTGGGGCAGCAGGAAGTGCAGCTTCACGACACGGGTCAGGCACTGCACGCCGAGGGTCAGCGGGTGTGGGTGTGCGCGGTGCGGGCGGGGCGCGTGGTGCGCTGAGCGCGGCCTGACCCCCTTGCCTAAAGAACGGGTCAGCCCTCTGGCGGGGCGTGCAGCCTACAATGCAGCTTGCATGACAGCGTCATAGGGCCGCCCCGGTGCTGGCCCGGTACCCAAGGAGACACGACTATGGACTGGAAAAATCTGCCCGGCGGTGGCGGCGGCATTGAGGACAGGCGGGGCAGCGGCGGTATTCCTGGCGGCGGCATTGCCGTGGGCGGCGTGGGCGGGCTGATCATCGCCCTGATCGCCATGTTCTTCGGCATCGATCCCGGCGCAATCCTGGGCGACGGCAGCCAGCCACAGACGCAAAGTCAGAGCCAGACCCAGAATCAGTCACAGGGCGGCCCGGCCACCGATGAGGACTACCAGTTCGTAGACCGCATTCTGACCAGCGCCAACGGGGTCTGGGGCGGCATTTTCAAGCAGGCCGGGCGCACCTACACCCCGGCGCGGTTGGTGCTGTACACGCGCGGCACGCAGGGCGGCTGCGGCGTGGCGAACAGCGCCGTGGGACCTTTTTACTGCCCACTGGACAATAAGGTGTACATCGACACCGCCTTTTTTGCCACCATGCAGCGGCAACTGGGCGGCGGCGGCGACTTCGCCTACTCCTACGTGCTCGCCCACGAGATCGGCCACCACGTCCAGAACGAGCTGGGCATCGCCGATCAGGTCGAGCGCGAGCAGCGTTCCGCCCGCAGCGAGGCCCAGGCCAATCAGGCCAGCGTCCGGCTGGAGTTGCAGGCCGACTGCTTCGCGGGCGTGTGGGGCAACCGTGTGGGCGATCAGGCCAAGATCACGCAGGCCGACGTGCAGGAGGCCATCCGCACGGCCCAGGCCATCGGCGACGACAACCTGCAGCGGCAGGCGGCGGGCCGGGTGGTGCCCGATTCCTTTACGCACGGCAGCAGCCAGCAGCGCATCAAGTGGTTTACTACAGGATTCCAGACCGGCGATCCCAACAAGTGCGACACCTTCAACCAGAACTACAACCAGTTGTAATACGGACTCCGATTGAAAGGTGTTGGAAACACCTGGAAATCCGAGCGGAGCGAGAAAGAGAAAAACGGGTTCCGGACGTGGAGTGTAGGAACCGGCGCTCTCCCGGTTCCTACACGAAACAAACGG includes:
- a CDS encoding ABC transporter ATP-binding protein; amino-acid sequence: MTVIEKPRPEAGTADPLASVPPALELQGLVKYFHPQGRPATNLPPAVDGLSLQVAPGELLTLLGPSGCGKTTTLRLIAGLEEPDGGAVWIGGHNMTNPPQPPERRGVGLVFQDYALFPHLSVLGNVLFGLNRLPRAERLARARETLSLVGLTVFETRMPHQLSGGQQQRVALARALAPRPRLLLLDEPFSNLDAQLRHSTRQEVRAILRRSGVAAILVTHDQEEALAFSDRIALMRAGVVVQIGTPQDVYARPRTAFVASFLGRSNLLSGTVQAGVARTVLGQIALEGEAPPDGPVMVSVRPEHLAFAAEGAGAEAVVLAREFRGHAVTYTLALGQQEVQLHDTGQALHAEGQRVWVCAVRAGRVVR
- a CDS encoding neutral zinc metallopeptidase, which encodes MDWKNLPGGGGGIEDRRGSGGIPGGGIAVGGVGGLIIALIAMFFGIDPGAILGDGSQPQTQSQSQTQNQSQGGPATDEDYQFVDRILTSANGVWGGIFKQAGRTYTPARLVLYTRGTQGGCGVANSAVGPFYCPLDNKVYIDTAFFATMQRQLGGGGDFAYSYVLAHEIGHHVQNELGIADQVEREQRSARSEAQANQASVRLELQADCFAGVWGNRVGDQAKITQADVQEAIRTAQAIGDDNLQRQAAGRVVPDSFTHGSSQQRIKWFTTGFQTGDPNKCDTFNQNYNQL